Proteins from a single region of Nocardiopsis dassonvillei subsp. dassonvillei DSM 43111:
- a CDS encoding AMP-dependent synthetase/ligase: MREYSSPAKAEISDDARLTDTLYARAASEPNAVTARRQESGQWHDVTVAELHADIAAYAKALIDAGIEHGDRVALMSRTRYEWTVVDYAIWSVGGVTVPIYETSSAEQIEWILTDSGAKAAFVENDAHAERVESVRARTPELGPVWRFDDPGYAELRSAGSEVSDEALEKRRTGVKADDLATLIYTSGTTGRPKGCELTHRNFLFISHNALEGPARQVLRSKENPSTLLFLPLAHVFARFVQVMVIEARATLGHFPSTGPELIEQFSAFRPTFLLAVPRVFEKVYTKAEQKAAAEGKGKIFNAAADTAVAYSKALATGRIPLSLKLKHALFSKLVYGKLLAALGGNAEYAVSGGSALGARLGHFFRGIGFTIIEGYGLTETTAPTSVNSPEFNKIGTVGQPLPGTTIRIAEDGEILLKGDHIMVGYWKNEKATKEAFTEDGFYRTGDLGALDDDGFLSVTGRKKEIIVTAGGKNVAPAVLEDRIRAHALVSQCMVVGDNRKFIAALITIDPESFVQWREANGKSGEIADLTGDADLNAAIQEAVDNANNAVSKAEGIKKFKILPSDFTEESGQMTASLKVKRHVVSKQWSKEIDDIYAG, from the coding sequence GTGCGCGAATACAGCTCTCCCGCGAAGGCTGAGATCTCCGACGACGCGCGACTGACCGACACGCTCTACGCGCGCGCGGCCAGCGAGCCCAACGCCGTCACCGCCCGTCGCCAGGAGTCCGGCCAGTGGCACGACGTCACCGTGGCGGAGCTGCACGCCGACATCGCCGCGTACGCCAAGGCCCTGATCGACGCGGGCATCGAGCACGGCGACCGCGTCGCCCTGATGTCGCGCACCCGCTACGAGTGGACGGTCGTCGACTACGCCATCTGGTCCGTCGGCGGCGTGACCGTCCCGATCTACGAGACCTCCTCCGCCGAGCAGATCGAGTGGATCCTCACCGACTCCGGCGCCAAGGCCGCGTTCGTGGAGAACGACGCCCACGCCGAGCGCGTCGAGTCGGTCCGCGCCCGGACCCCCGAGCTCGGCCCCGTCTGGCGGTTCGACGACCCCGGGTACGCCGAGCTGCGCTCCGCGGGCTCGGAGGTGAGCGACGAGGCTCTGGAGAAGCGCCGCACCGGGGTCAAGGCCGACGACCTCGCCACCCTCATCTACACCTCGGGCACCACCGGCCGCCCCAAGGGCTGCGAGCTCACCCACCGCAACTTCCTCTTCATCTCCCACAACGCGTTGGAGGGCCCGGCCCGCCAGGTCCTGCGCAGCAAGGAGAACCCCTCCACGCTGCTGTTCCTGCCGCTGGCCCACGTCTTCGCCCGCTTCGTCCAGGTCATGGTGATCGAGGCCAGAGCCACCCTCGGCCACTTCCCCTCCACCGGCCCCGAGCTGATCGAGCAGTTCTCGGCGTTCAGGCCCACCTTCCTGCTCGCGGTCCCCCGCGTGTTCGAGAAGGTCTACACCAAGGCCGAGCAGAAGGCCGCGGCCGAGGGCAAGGGCAAGATCTTCAACGCCGCCGCCGACACCGCCGTCGCCTACAGCAAGGCCCTGGCCACCGGCCGGATCCCCCTGAGCCTCAAGCTCAAGCACGCGCTGTTCAGCAAGCTGGTCTACGGCAAGCTCCTGGCCGCCCTGGGCGGCAACGCCGAGTACGCCGTCTCCGGCGGATCCGCGCTGGGCGCGCGTCTGGGCCACTTCTTCCGCGGCATCGGCTTCACCATCATCGAGGGCTACGGCCTCACCGAGACCACCGCCCCCACCTCGGTGAACAGCCCCGAGTTCAACAAGATCGGCACCGTGGGCCAGCCGCTGCCCGGCACCACCATCAGGATCGCCGAGGACGGCGAGATCCTGCTCAAGGGCGACCACATCATGGTCGGCTACTGGAAGAACGAGAAGGCCACCAAGGAGGCCTTCACCGAGGACGGCTTCTACCGCACCGGCGACCTGGGCGCGCTGGACGACGACGGCTTCCTGAGCGTCACCGGGCGCAAGAAGGAGATCATCGTGACCGCGGGCGGCAAGAACGTCGCCCCGGCCGTCCTGGAGGACCGCATCCGCGCCCACGCCCTGGTCAGCCAGTGCATGGTGGTCGGAGACAACCGCAAGTTCATCGCCGCGCTGATCACGATCGACCCCGAGTCGTTCGTCCAGTGGCGCGAGGCCAACGGCAAGAGCGGCGAGATCGCCGACCTGACCGGGGACGCGGACCTGAACGCCGCCATCCAGGAGGCCGTGGACAACGCCAACAACGCGGTGTCCAAGGCCGAGGGGATCAAGAAGTTCAAGATCCTGCCCAGCGACTTCACGGAGGAGAGCGGCCAGATGACCGCCTCCCTGAAGGTCAAGCGCCACGTGGTCAGCAAGCAGTGGAGCAAGGAGATCGACGACATCTACGCCGGCTGA
- the qcrB gene encoding cytochrome bc1 complex cytochrome b subunit yields MSKTTQAPKALRGVGNFIDDRFHLAKTGEKNLRKVFPNHWSFMLGEIALYSFIILLLTGVFLTLWFKPSMTEIVYDGSYERLQGVMMSEAYASTLHITFEVRGGLLVRQIHHWAALIFVAALTAHMLRVFFTGAFRKPREINWLIGVAIFAIAVIEGLFGYSLPDDLPSGMGVRVLQGVVLAIPLVGSYLSMFLFGGEFPGEDIISRLYMLHVLALPALLLGLIVAHFMILWHQKHTQYPGTGRTDKTVVGTPMFPAFAVKAGGFFFFTFAVITLLGAFVQINPIHLFGPFSPTSITSGLQPDWYLGFMEGALRIFPNWFDFSIGGYPFIIGVLVPGLGIMGLLFGALGAWPFIEQWITGDKRAHNVADRPRNAPVRTGVGVAGIIFYGVLWMSGSNDIISETFSISLYMTTYIFRVLVIVGPVAGFFVAKRICLGLQRRDRETLEHGYESGTIQQLPSGEFVEVHKHSSPETVHVLESKPVITSTALADGADVDGKGVENPEARKGSGRLRKALARWYTKDDVSLEGVEAHNGHHPHHSSTEAEKEAAHH; encoded by the coding sequence ATGAGTAAGACCACGCAAGCACCCAAGGCGCTTCGCGGCGTCGGCAACTTCATCGACGACCGCTTCCACCTGGCCAAGACCGGCGAGAAGAACCTGCGCAAGGTCTTCCCGAACCACTGGTCGTTCATGCTGGGCGAGATCGCGCTGTACTCGTTCATCATCCTGCTGCTCACGGGTGTCTTCCTCACGCTCTGGTTCAAGCCGAGCATGACGGAGATCGTCTACGACGGCTCCTACGAGCGCCTCCAGGGCGTCATGATGTCGGAGGCCTACGCCTCCACGCTCCACATCACCTTCGAGGTGCGCGGCGGGCTCCTGGTCCGCCAGATCCACCACTGGGCCGCGCTGATCTTCGTCGCGGCGTTGACCGCGCACATGCTCCGGGTGTTCTTCACCGGCGCGTTCCGCAAGCCGCGCGAGATCAACTGGCTGATCGGCGTCGCGATCTTCGCCATCGCCGTCATCGAGGGCCTGTTCGGCTACTCGCTGCCCGACGACCTGCCCTCGGGCATGGGCGTGCGGGTCCTCCAGGGCGTCGTCCTGGCGATCCCCCTGGTGGGTTCCTACCTGTCGATGTTCCTCTTCGGCGGGGAGTTCCCCGGCGAGGACATCATCTCCCGGCTGTACATGCTGCACGTGCTGGCGCTGCCAGCGCTGCTGCTGGGTCTGATCGTCGCGCACTTCATGATCCTGTGGCACCAGAAGCACACCCAGTACCCCGGTACCGGGCGCACGGACAAGACCGTGGTCGGAACGCCCATGTTCCCGGCCTTCGCGGTCAAGGCGGGCGGGTTCTTCTTCTTCACGTTCGCCGTGATCACGCTCCTGGGCGCGTTCGTGCAGATCAACCCGATCCACCTGTTCGGGCCCTTCAGTCCGACGTCCATCACCTCCGGGCTCCAGCCCGACTGGTACCTGGGCTTCATGGAGGGCGCGCTGCGCATCTTCCCGAACTGGTTCGACTTCTCCATCGGGGGCTACCCGTTCATCATCGGCGTGCTCGTCCCCGGACTGGGGATCATGGGCCTGCTCTTCGGTGCCCTGGGCGCGTGGCCGTTCATCGAGCAGTGGATCACCGGCGACAAGCGCGCGCACAACGTCGCCGACCGTCCGCGCAACGCGCCGGTGCGCACCGGTGTGGGCGTCGCCGGGATCATCTTCTACGGTGTGCTGTGGATGTCCGGGTCCAACGACATCATCTCGGAGACCTTCTCGATCAGCCTGTACATGACCACGTACATCTTCCGTGTGCTGGTCATCGTCGGCCCGGTGGCGGGGTTCTTCGTCGCCAAGCGCATCTGCCTGGGGCTGCAGCGCCGTGACCGGGAGACCCTGGAGCACGGCTACGAGAGCGGCACCATCCAGCAGCTGCCCAGCGGTGAGTTCGTGGAAGTGCACAAGCACAGCTCCCCGGAGACGGTGCACGTCCTGGAGAGCAAGCCGGTCATCACCTCGACGGCGCTGGCCGACGGTGCCGACGTGGACGGCAAGGGGGTGGAGAACCCCGAGGCCCGCAAGGGCAGCGGCAGGCTCCGCAAGGCCCTGGCGCGTTGGTACACCAAGGACGACGTGTCCCTGGAGGGGGTGGAGGCGCACAACGGCCACCACCCGCACCACTCCTCCACGGAGGCGGAGAAGGAGGCGGCCCACCACTAG
- the qcrA gene encoding cytochrome bc1 complex Rieske iron-sulfur subunit, producing the protein MTENNSNDSSGGEATPERVVGTPKTNGTHSERVSATPTTGGTEPERVVGTPKTANPLVSGATEAPADGHTGPYKASETHARPEEMQRRGEKLASVWFVIAFLGGIGFLVAYFLFSSSAIADPQIAQYSNMLLGGTLTLAMFGIGAGMTVWARQVMPHYEVASPYDELPSDEKEKGSFSAFFMQGADESGFTKRPLMRRTLILAMLPLGLAPIVLLRDTGPVPGDLMKKTMWEHGRRIVVEGSGRPLRPEDFENDPNAMVSALPAADDDHHHLSLTDQAKTVIILIKIPEEDWQERMTEEIEGTDGQTRLNWTHNGIVAYSKICTHVGCPAALYERTTHRILCPCHQSTFDASNAAEVVFGPAHRPLPQLPIGVDDEGYLIATGDFDEPTGPTFWEYAKD; encoded by the coding sequence ATGACTGAGAACAACAGCAACGACAGCAGCGGGGGAGAGGCCACGCCCGAACGCGTGGTCGGCACCCCGAAGACGAACGGGACGCACTCCGAGCGCGTGAGCGCGACCCCCACGACCGGCGGGACCGAGCCCGAACGCGTGGTCGGCACCCCCAAGACCGCGAACCCGCTGGTCTCCGGTGCCACCGAGGCCCCGGCGGACGGGCACACGGGTCCGTACAAGGCCTCCGAGACGCACGCGCGGCCGGAGGAGATGCAGCGCCGGGGTGAGAAGCTCGCCTCGGTGTGGTTCGTGATCGCCTTCTTGGGCGGGATCGGCTTCCTGGTCGCCTACTTCCTCTTCAGCTCCAGTGCGATCGCGGACCCGCAGATCGCCCAGTACTCGAACATGCTGCTGGGCGGCACGCTGACGCTGGCGATGTTCGGCATCGGTGCGGGTATGACGGTGTGGGCGCGTCAGGTGATGCCGCACTACGAGGTGGCCTCTCCCTACGACGAGCTGCCCTCGGACGAGAAGGAGAAGGGTTCCTTCAGCGCCTTCTTCATGCAGGGCGCCGACGAGAGCGGTTTCACCAAGCGTCCGCTGATGCGCCGCACGCTCATCCTGGCGATGCTGCCGTTGGGGCTGGCGCCGATCGTGCTGCTGCGCGACACCGGCCCGGTTCCGGGCGACCTGATGAAGAAGACGATGTGGGAACACGGTCGCCGCATCGTCGTGGAGGGGAGCGGCCGTCCCCTCCGCCCCGAGGACTTCGAGAACGACCCCAACGCGATGGTCTCGGCCCTGCCCGCCGCCGATGACGACCACCACCACCTCTCACTGACCGACCAGGCCAAGACCGTCATCATCCTGATCAAGATCCCCGAGGAGGACTGGCAGGAGCGGATGACCGAGGAGATCGAGGGAACCGACGGCCAGACGCGTCTGAACTGGACGCACAACGGCATCGTCGCCTACTCCAAGATCTGCACCCACGTGGGCTGCCCCGCGGCCCTGTACGAACGCACGACACACCGCATCCTGTGCCCGTGCCACCAGTCGACGTTCGACGCCTCCAACGCCGCCGAGGTCGTGTTCGGTCCGGCGCACCGGCCGCTGCCGCAGCTGCCGATCGGCGTCGACGACGAGGGCTACCTCATCGCGACCGGCGACTTCGACGAACCCACGGGCCCCACGTTCTGGGAATACGCGAAGGACTAG